A region from the Acyrthosiphon pisum isolate AL4f chromosome A1, pea_aphid_22Mar2018_4r6ur, whole genome shotgun sequence genome encodes:
- the LOC100159256 gene encoding uncharacterized protein LOC100159256: MAGCSNWDIQNVDSDNIQTNFQRSSCCYVCNGYYGSCFDEQICQTCHLFLFSEELTQAVQEDVHNTMGVEDGDSGNDEPADIFYNGFQRPVQDVPLDAGEQAAPSQDLARRLQLLSESSALHSQPFDDDSDYFQELPPEVLLTVFSYLDDFSLWCVSKVCTRWNQLLRSHIPQTWRRFVVNCWPLYQPLKPVDDWLSVSSALFSSSSCLLCIRRMYYRPHAECQENSWRRRRLRHEVKNLKTDPPEGIRAISLDNHWCHWQATILGPAGSPFEGGKFFLYIQIPYGYPMTPPVVRFVTKIFHPNISRHGDIGLDSLHYNWSLALTIAKVLISIQSLLTDPFCDVCMEPDIARLYKNDRQTYNTIARYWTHRFAMNDILTWTN; the protein is encoded by the exons ATGGCTGGGTGTTCTAACTGGGACATCCAAAATGTCGATTCTGACAATATACAAACCAATTTTCAG AGATCATCTTGTTGTTATGTGTGTAATGGTTATTATGGATCATGTTTTGACGAACAAATTTGTCAAACATGTCATTTGTTTCTTTTTTCTGAAGAGCTCACACAAGCTGTCCAAGAAGATGTCCATAACACAATG GGAGTTGAGGATGGTGATAGTGGAAATGATGAACCagcagatatattttataatggctTTCAACGACCTGTTCAAGATGTACCACTTGACGCAGGTGAACAAGCAGCTCCATCACAAGATCTTGCGCGGCGACTTCAGTTACTATCAGAATCATCAGCTCTGCATTCTCAACCCTTTGATGATGATAGTGATTATTTCCAAGAACTTCCTCCAgaag tGTTATTGACTGTATTTTCGTATTTGGATGACTTCAGTTTGTGGTGTGTAAGTAAGGTATGTACACGTTGGAACCAATTATTACGTTCACATATCCCACAAACATGGCGTAGGTTTGTAGTTAATTGTTGGCCTCTTTACCAGCCATTAAAACCTGTTGATGATTGGCTTTCAGTTAGTTCAGCTCT ATTTAGCAGTTCATCATGCTTATTGTGTATACGTCGAATGTATTATCGTCCACATGCTGAATGTCAAGAAAATTCATGGAGAAGAAGACGATTACGACATGAAGTTAAAA aTTTAAAGACTGATCCACCTGAAGGTATCAGAGCAATATCTTTGGACAATCATTGGTGTCACTGGCAAGCCACAATTTTAGGACCAGCTGGTAGTCCTTTTGAAGGAGGGAAATTTTTTCTGTATATTCAAATACCTTATGG ctaTCCAATGACTCCTCCAGTGGTTAGATTTGTGACTAAAATATTTCATCCTAATATTTCTCGTCATGGAGATATTGGATTAGATTCACTCCATTATAATTGGAGCTTAGCATTGACCATTGCTAAAGTATTGATTTCCATACAGTCGCTGCTAACTGATCCATTTTGTGATGTATGCATGGAACCTGACATTGCACGGCTCTACAAAAATGATCGGCAGACATACAATACTATTGCACGATATTGGACTCATCGATTTGCTATGAACGATATATTAACCTGGactaattaa
- the LOC100168139 gene encoding (E3-independent) E2 ubiquitin-conjugating enzyme UBE2O, whose translation MEKDDEKFFYEDEVAMVSSKTGLVKYGLVLTTNRSRSETELKKSSYKNHNEIKVIWHPNGAEEIISDDKVVLMDRSLMPGDVVRRVSEGKPSQFGYCENIDIYATVKILNTNKIIENINSRNFTHTKPFAIDSSVFYESWVGGVYDVKCKVTFVTQDGSIFTLEDPYRRDFISLSTSDSFSIDDNVFYHGQKLKMCLDSLDGATFLTISNLMKCLWHNYKKSFSYKVGAKWVKVYVQDVVVSSVEVEWYCQTSSRTKPREEYWPERLFTGDNLKKLKTIDLFESCSIQVGDTHWYTIKDTDNLMTMKQWRSKCTETFNNGPGSIHSKTNKDKHHNKLLGTKKPSKSSHPIELDPINIDDLLSTQNGSSRNVLAVSTQRNERILNKEYKLALLAKKCESRPSTSTTGNSCVHTLKSNRLKRNRMWKSLIKKSKQFNIPKVKTKPNSKVVVEICYTKSMVDVVWQDGTKETGVSSTDLYPVQTLDDLEFFPGDFVTEKSPASDVYGVVESVDHAERTAHIQWFKVYPENPSLPNPIEKTYFSVYDLRDHPDFHFKSGCLIIHINPDTNPDLNTLTAGQVLSAGPDGRILVMWVNGEKTECWPQELFVVKLNDDGFSFQDEEYEDEDDDAPLAVEDDLSEDWMSITSPGSSNKSCDQVHEERKFARLFCPITRAKCFEYKFISRCC comes from the exons ATGGAGAAAGATGATGAAAAGTTCTTTTACGAAGATGAAGTGGCCATGGTGTCTTCAAAAACTGGTCTAGTAAAGTATGGTTTGGTTTTAACGACGAACAGATCGCGATCAGAAACCGAGTTAAAAAAGAGCTCATATAAGAATCATAATGAGATCAAAGTGATCTGGCATCCAAATGGAGCTGAAGAAATTATCTCTGATGATAAA GTTGTGTTAATGGATCGATCATTAATGCCTGGTGATGTAGTACGTAGAGTTAGTGAAGGCAAGCCAAGTCAATTTGgatattgtgaaaatattgatatatatgcCACagtgaaaatacttaataccaacaaaataatagaaaatatcaaTTCACGAAACTTTACTCACACAAAa ccCTTTGCAATTGATTCCTCTGTTTTTTATGAATCCTGGGTTGGTGGAGTTTATGATGTCAAATGTAAAGTTACATTTGTTACACAAGATGGATCTATTTTTACATTAGAGGATCCATATAGACGAGACTTCATAAGTCTATCTACAAGTGAT agTTTTTCCATTGATGACAATGTATTTTATCATgggcaaaaattaaaaatgtgtctaGATTCCTTAGATGGtgcaacatttttaactatcagtaacttaatgaaatgtttatggCACAATTATAAGAAGAGTTTCAGCTATAAAGTTGGGGCCaag tggGTCAAAGTTTATGTTCAAGATGTTGTTGTATCATCGGTTGAAGTTGAATGGTACTGTCAAACATCAAGTAGAACAAAGCCGCGTGAAGAATATTGGCCAGAAAGATTATTTACTGGtgataatttgaaaaa actcAAAACTATTGATCTATTTGAGTCGTGTTCAATTCAAGTGGGAGACACACATTGGTATACAATTAAAGATACCGATAATTTGATGACAATGAAACAGTGGCGATCTAAATGTACAGAAACATTTAATAATGGACCCGGTTCAATTCACAGTAAAACTAATAAAGATAAGCACCACAATAAACTTTTAGGTACCAAAAAACCATCAAAGAGCTCACATCCTATTGAGTTGGATCCTATAAATATAGATGACttattaa gtacacaaaatggATCTAGTAGAAACGTTTTAGCTGTCTCAACACAAAGAAAtgaaagaatattaaataaggaATATAAACTTGCATTACTAGCCAAAAAATGTGAATCTAGACCATCTACAAGCACAAccg GCAATAGTTGTGTACATACATTAAAATCAAACAGACTAAAGAGGAACCGTATGTggaaatcattaattaaaaaaagtaaacaattcaATATACCTAAAGTAAAAACCAAACCAAATTCCAAAGTTGTAGTTGAGATTTGCTACACAAAATCTATGGTAGATGTTGTATGGCAG GATGGTACTAAAGAAACGGGAGTTTCTTCCACTGATCTCTACCCAGTACAAACTCTTGATGACCTTGAGTTTTTTCCTGGCGATTTTGTTACTGAAAAAAGTCCTGCATCTGATGTTTATGGTGTTGTAGAATCTGTGGACCATGCAGAACGCACTGCTCATATACAATGGTTTAAAGTTTATCCTGAAAATCCATCATT GCCAAACCCTATTGAAAAGACTTATTTTAGTGTATATGACTTACGTGATCATCCGGATTTCCATTTTAAATCTGGTTGtctcattatacatattaatccTGATACAAACCCTGATTTAAATACCTTAACTGCTGGACAAGTATTAAGTGCAGGGCCTGATGGcagg ATCTTAGTGATGTGGGTTAATGGTGAAAAAACCGAATGTTGGCCACAAGAATTATTTGTAGTCAAACTAAATGATGATGGCTTCAGTTTTCAAGATGAAGAATATGAGGATGAAGATGATGATGCACCTCTTGCTGTTGAAGATGACTTATCTGAAGATTGGATGTCTATAACCAGTCCTGGATCATCTAA taaaagcTGTGACCAAGTACACGAAGAACGGAAATTTGCAAGACTATTTTGTCCAATTACTAGAGCAAAATGCTTTgagtataaatttatttctagATGCTGTTAA